A region from the Chitinophaga sp. Cy-1792 genome encodes:
- a CDS encoding glycoside hydrolase family 2 TIM barrel-domain containing protein, producing the protein MKKYSFGWIMALLLFFNASAQQNPQPWSDPKVQTENALAPHAWFIPAVSENAALQNAPTPFMLSLDGVWKFRLDSAPAARPQQFFADNYDVSNWKDIKVPAHWQTEGFDRFIFTDVEYPIPVNPPYPPENNNPIGSYRRNFTLPDNWKERDVILHFGAVNSFFFCWVNGKYVGLGKDSKTATEFDITHFLRKGQNTVSVQVFRFSDATYLEGQDMWKLSGIERSVQLIARPKTAVQDFFVNAGLDNTFTNGTLSLDVAFNTAAKGGYVQAKLLDDKNSVVWKQQQALSGNNKYHFSAAVGKVKSWNAENPYLYNLLISYYDKNGKLVEVINHRTGFRTVEIRNGLLLVNGAAVKIKGVNRHEHNMYTGKVINREGMLADIKLMKQYNINAVRSSHYPNSPEWYALCDEYGLYIVDEANIECDGMSFSPLKTLSDKPEWKDAYLHRTRRMFETDKNHCSIITWSLGNESEFGENFIATYRYLKAQDSTRPVQYEAAGRNEYTDIVCPMYKSPSFMLEYVKRWNNRPFIQCEYAHMMGNGGGNLKEYWDLIYRHQQLQGGFIWDFSDQTFKKKDKNGRDIWAYGRDMGQVGLTSDTSYCADGLFAADRTPHPQAYELKKVIQPATFETVPLSPDQVVITNRLDFTNLDQYTFSWYIRSNGETIAKGPLEAGSIAPHASRHIALSLPVLKAKPGTEYFLTIEMRSKNETAAVPAGHLLAWEQFELPASIYETANAPVTQKISIFRNADQVKVSGDDFELAFENNTGWLTAYSWKKQAIMQSPLEPHFWRAPTDNDIGNSQQIRCAVWKDVLHTAHLDSMSVTQDDPYTATVRTWHSFPAVKAVYSAVYTISGDGAVQVKVAMKTGKETIPELPRFGMRVILRGEYDNVAWLGRGPFDNYADRHTAAAVDLYRMKADQLFHPYPRAQESGYRTGVRWMSLTNAQGIGLTAKGEPQLSAGVLHFNMDRMEFDRDAAENNHGGSMTNEDLVWWNIDYKQSGVGGDNSWGATPHAEFMLPYQDYSYSFILRPATK; encoded by the coding sequence ATGAAGAAATATAGTTTTGGATGGATAATGGCCCTCTTGTTGTTTTTTAACGCAAGTGCTCAGCAAAACCCGCAACCATGGTCGGACCCGAAGGTACAGACCGAAAATGCCCTGGCACCTCATGCCTGGTTTATTCCCGCAGTGAGTGAAAACGCTGCATTACAAAATGCACCCACACCATTTATGCTTTCACTCGACGGTGTGTGGAAATTTCGCCTGGACTCCGCGCCGGCAGCACGACCGCAACAATTTTTTGCGGATAACTATGACGTGAGCAACTGGAAAGATATTAAGGTGCCTGCACACTGGCAAACAGAAGGCTTTGATCGCTTTATTTTTACAGATGTAGAATATCCGATCCCCGTAAACCCGCCATACCCGCCGGAAAACAATAATCCTATCGGTTCCTATCGCCGCAACTTTACGCTTCCCGACAACTGGAAAGAAAGAGATGTTATCCTCCACTTCGGTGCCGTAAATTCATTTTTCTTCTGTTGGGTAAATGGAAAATATGTTGGTCTGGGAAAAGATAGTAAAACCGCTACCGAATTTGATATTACCCACTTCCTGCGCAAAGGACAAAATACCGTATCCGTACAGGTATTCCGCTTCAGCGATGCCACCTACCTCGAAGGCCAGGATATGTGGAAACTAAGCGGCATCGAACGCAGTGTACAACTCATCGCCCGGCCTAAAACCGCTGTACAGGACTTCTTCGTAAACGCCGGCCTGGACAATACCTTTACCAATGGTACCCTCAGCCTGGACGTTGCCTTTAATACCGCCGCAAAAGGTGGTTATGTACAGGCTAAATTACTGGATGACAAAAATTCCGTTGTCTGGAAACAACAACAGGCACTCAGCGGCAACAATAAATATCACTTCAGCGCTGCCGTGGGAAAAGTAAAATCATGGAACGCCGAGAATCCTTATCTCTACAACTTGCTGATATCTTACTATGATAAAAACGGTAAACTGGTAGAGGTGATCAATCACCGTACAGGTTTCAGAACAGTGGAAATCCGCAACGGGCTGCTGCTGGTAAATGGTGCGGCTGTGAAGATCAAAGGCGTAAACCGCCATGAACATAACATGTACACCGGCAAAGTAATTAACAGAGAAGGGATGCTGGCAGATATTAAACTGATGAAGCAGTACAATATCAATGCAGTGCGTAGCAGTCATTATCCCAATAGTCCGGAATGGTACGCACTATGCGATGAATACGGTTTATATATCGTAGATGAAGCAAATATCGAATGCGACGGTATGTCCTTCTCTCCGTTGAAAACCTTGTCAGACAAGCCTGAATGGAAAGATGCATACCTGCATCGTACCCGCAGAATGTTTGAAACAGATAAAAATCATTGTTCCATTATTACCTGGTCGCTGGGAAATGAAAGTGAATTCGGCGAAAACTTTATTGCTACCTATCGCTACCTGAAAGCGCAGGACAGCACACGTCCGGTACAGTATGAAGCCGCCGGCAGAAATGAATACACAGATATCGTTTGCCCGATGTATAAATCTCCCAGTTTTATGCTGGAGTATGTAAAGAGATGGAACAACCGTCCGTTTATTCAATGTGAATATGCGCATATGATGGGTAATGGTGGCGGTAACCTGAAAGAATACTGGGACCTGATCTACCGTCATCAGCAATTGCAGGGCGGGTTCATCTGGGATTTTTCTGACCAGACATTTAAGAAAAAAGATAAAAATGGCCGTGATATCTGGGCCTATGGCCGTGATATGGGTCAGGTAGGATTGACCAGCGATACCAGCTATTGCGCAGATGGATTGTTTGCGGCTGACAGAACACCACATCCGCAGGCATATGAATTGAAGAAAGTCATACAGCCAGCCACATTTGAAACGGTACCATTATCACCTGACCAGGTAGTGATTACCAACAGACTTGACTTTACTAACCTCGATCAATATACGTTTTCATGGTATATCCGTTCCAATGGAGAAACCATCGCAAAAGGTCCGCTGGAAGCGGGATCTATAGCGCCACATGCATCTAGGCACATTGCATTGTCGTTGCCTGTCCTGAAAGCAAAGCCAGGAACGGAATATTTCCTGACTATAGAAATGCGCAGCAAAAACGAAACTGCCGCAGTACCTGCCGGTCATCTGCTGGCATGGGAACAGTTCGAACTACCTGCATCTATATACGAAACAGCAAATGCTCCTGTTACACAGAAAATAAGCATCTTCCGGAATGCTGATCAGGTAAAGGTTTCCGGTGATGATTTTGAATTAGCTTTTGAAAATAATACAGGATGGTTAACTGCCTATAGCTGGAAGAAACAGGCGATCATGCAATCGCCACTGGAGCCACATTTCTGGAGAGCGCCAACAGATAACGATATCGGTAATAGTCAGCAAATCCGTTGTGCGGTATGGAAAGATGTGCTTCATACGGCTCATCTGGATTCTATGAGTGTTACGCAGGATGACCCCTATACCGCAACTGTTCGTACCTGGCATTCATTCCCTGCGGTGAAAGCTGTTTATTCAGCGGTTTATACGATCAGCGGCGATGGCGCCGTACAGGTGAAAGTGGCGATGAAAACAGGAAAAGAAACTATACCGGAACTACCTCGTTTTGGCATGCGTGTCATCCTGCGCGGTGAATATGATAATGTTGCCTGGTTGGGTCGCGGACCGTTCGATAACTATGCCGACAGACATACTGCCGCCGCGGTAGACTTATACCGTATGAAGGCAGATCAGTTATTTCATCCTTATCCGCGCGCACAGGAAAGTGGCTACAGAACAGGTGTCCGGTGGATGTCGCTCACCAATGCACAAGGTATTGGCCTCACTGCTAAAGGAGAACCACAGCTCTCTGCAGGTGTACTGCATTTCAATATGGACCGTATGGAATTTGACCGGGATGCAGCTGAAAATAATCATGGTGGAAGTATGACCAATGAAGACCTGGTATGGTGGAATATAGATTATAAACAATCTGGTGTTGGAGGAGATAACAGCTGGGGCGCTACGCCACATGCAGAGTTTATGCTGCCTTACCAGGATTATAGCTATTCATTTATACTGCGTCCTGCAACAAAATAA